A DNA window from Taeniopygia guttata chromosome 8, bTaeGut7.mat, whole genome shotgun sequence contains the following coding sequences:
- the LOC100230788 gene encoding fatty-acid amide hydrolase 1 isoform X2, which translates to MRVPLPALLGGSALLLLLLRWRRRRALWRKVAEAQERQELSLVRMEAAARRFREQHPSLKMASILSLPLPELSKKLRDGSLPLDHVFYAYVGKALQIATETNCITEFLQESETQLRKAKLMEKQGLLYGVPVSIKDSIDCQGHDSTLGFIKNLNKPAAEDSVVVQVLKRQGAIPFVKTNVPQSLISYDCKNLIFGQTRNPLMFTRTPGGSSGGEGALVGGGGSILGIGTDVGGSLRFPAAFCGICAIKPTGKRLSKRGVMAGVVGQKAVAAAVGPLAKDVESLVLCLRALLCEDMFSLDTTVPPLPFNEEVYSSTKPLRIGYYETDFFTMPSPAMRRAVRETKELLEEAGHTLVPFELTNVDYVIFNYCVRGMFADGGSSFVRKFKGEMEKGGIGLFFWLTKAPHWLKTLLSWISKPFVPRFSSIIRSLKENTVDEVWSLHHEIEDFCHQFVSQWQKLNLDVMLCPMLGPALGIGYPAKLSAPELPVRVPR; encoded by the exons ATGCGGGTGCCGCTGCCCGCCCTGCTGGGCGGCtcggccctgctgctgctgctgctgcgatggcggcggcgccgggcgcTCTGGAGGAAGGTGGCGGAGGCGCAGGAGCGGCAGGAGCTCAGCCTGGTGCGGAtggaggcggcggcgcggcgctTTCGGGAGCAG CATCCTTCCCTGAAGATGGCCTCCAtcctctccctgcctctgccAGAGCTCTCCAAGAAGCTCCGAGATGGATCCCTGCCTCTGGACCACGTCTTCTATGCCTATGTGGGCAAG GCCCTCCAAATTGCCACAGAAACCAACTGCATCACGGAGTTTCTGCAGGAAAGCGAGACCCAGCTCCGCAAAGCCAAGCTGATGGAGAAGCAGGGTCTGCTCTATGGCGTGCCTGTCAGCATCAAGGACTCCATCGACTGCCAG GGTCATGATTCCACGTTGGGCTTCATAAAAAACCTCAATAAGCCTGCAGCAGAGGACAGTGTGGTGGTGCAGGTGCTGAAGAGACAGGGGGCAATTCCATTTGTCAAAACCAATGTCCCCCAGTCCCTCATCAG CTATGACTGCAAGAACTTAATCTTTGGTCAGACCCGTAACCCTCTGATGTTCACCAGAACCCCTGGAGGCTCCTCTGGTGGAGAAGGCGCACTTGTAGGAGGTGGTGGGTCCATCTTGGGCATTGGGACAGATGTAGGAGGGAGCCTGCGttttcctgctgccttctgtGGGATCTGTGCAATCAAACCCACAGGGAAGAGACTCAG CAAAAGAGGAGTAATGGCTGGAGTCGTTGGGCAGAAGGCAG tggctgcagcagtgggacCACTGGCAAAAGACGTGGAGAGCCTGGTGCTGTGCCTGCGGGCGCTCCTGTGCGAGGACATGTTCAGCCTGGACACCACAGTGCCACCCCTCCCCTTCAATGAAGAG gtgtATTCCAGCACAAAACCCCTCCGCATAGGCTACTACGAGACCGATTTCTTCAccatgcccagccctgccatgagACGCGCCGTCCGCGAGACCAAGGAGCTCTTGGAGGAGGCTGGCCACACG CTGGTGCCCTTTGAACTCACAAATGTGGACTACGTGATCTTTAACTACTGCGTCAGGGGAATGTTCgcagatggaggcagctcctttgTCAGGAAATT CAAAGGGGAGATGGAGAAAGGCGGCATTGGGCTGTTCTTCTGGCTGACAAAGGCACCACACTGGCTGAAAACTCTCCTCTCCTGGATTTCCAAACCTTTC GTGCCTCGATTTTCAAGTATCATAAGAAGTCTGAAAGAAAA CACAGTGGATGAAGTCTGGAGCCTTCATCATGAAATCGAG GACTTTTGCCACCAGTTCGTTTCGCAGTGGCAGAAGCTGAACCTGGATGTGATGCTGTGCCCCATGCTGGGCCCGGCTCTCGGCATCGGCTACCCCGCCAAGCTCTCAG CCCCTGAGCTCCCAGTGCGAGTGCCCCGTTAG
- the LOC100230788 gene encoding fatty-acid amide hydrolase 1 isoform X1, protein MRVPLPALLGGSALLLLLLRWRRRRALWRKVAEAQERQELSLVRMEAAARRFREQHPSLKMASILSLPLPELSKKLRDGSLPLDHVFYAYVGKALQIATETNCITEFLQESETQLRKAKLMEKQGLLYGVPVSIKDSIDCQGHDSTLGFIKNLNKPAAEDSVVVQVLKRQGAIPFVKTNVPQSLISYDCKNLIFGQTRNPLMFTRTPGGSSGGEGALVGGGGSILGIGTDVGGSLRFPAAFCGICAIKPTGKRLSKRGVMAGVVGQKAVAAAVGPLAKDVESLVLCLRALLCEDMFSLDTTVPPLPFNEEVYSSTKPLRIGYYETDFFTMPSPAMRRAVRETKELLEEAGHTLVPFELTNVDYVIFNYCVRGMFADGGSSFVRKFKGEMEKGGIGLFFWLTKAPHWLKTLLSWISKPFVPRFSSIIRSLKENTVDEVWSLHHEIEDFCHQFVSQWQKLNLDVMLCPMLGPALGIGYPAKLSVAVSYTMLYNALDFPAGVVPVTLVTDEDEEQLKDYKGYYQDWWDRTLAKAFRGSVGMPVAVQCVALPWQEELCLRFMKEVETLSLKKNSFF, encoded by the exons ATGCGGGTGCCGCTGCCCGCCCTGCTGGGCGGCtcggccctgctgctgctgctgctgcgatggcggcggcgccgggcgcTCTGGAGGAAGGTGGCGGAGGCGCAGGAGCGGCAGGAGCTCAGCCTGGTGCGGAtggaggcggcggcgcggcgctTTCGGGAGCAG CATCCTTCCCTGAAGATGGCCTCCAtcctctccctgcctctgccAGAGCTCTCCAAGAAGCTCCGAGATGGATCCCTGCCTCTGGACCACGTCTTCTATGCCTATGTGGGCAAG GCCCTCCAAATTGCCACAGAAACCAACTGCATCACGGAGTTTCTGCAGGAAAGCGAGACCCAGCTCCGCAAAGCCAAGCTGATGGAGAAGCAGGGTCTGCTCTATGGCGTGCCTGTCAGCATCAAGGACTCCATCGACTGCCAG GGTCATGATTCCACGTTGGGCTTCATAAAAAACCTCAATAAGCCTGCAGCAGAGGACAGTGTGGTGGTGCAGGTGCTGAAGAGACAGGGGGCAATTCCATTTGTCAAAACCAATGTCCCCCAGTCCCTCATCAG CTATGACTGCAAGAACTTAATCTTTGGTCAGACCCGTAACCCTCTGATGTTCACCAGAACCCCTGGAGGCTCCTCTGGTGGAGAAGGCGCACTTGTAGGAGGTGGTGGGTCCATCTTGGGCATTGGGACAGATGTAGGAGGGAGCCTGCGttttcctgctgccttctgtGGGATCTGTGCAATCAAACCCACAGGGAAGAGACTCAG CAAAAGAGGAGTAATGGCTGGAGTCGTTGGGCAGAAGGCAG tggctgcagcagtgggacCACTGGCAAAAGACGTGGAGAGCCTGGTGCTGTGCCTGCGGGCGCTCCTGTGCGAGGACATGTTCAGCCTGGACACCACAGTGCCACCCCTCCCCTTCAATGAAGAG gtgtATTCCAGCACAAAACCCCTCCGCATAGGCTACTACGAGACCGATTTCTTCAccatgcccagccctgccatgagACGCGCCGTCCGCGAGACCAAGGAGCTCTTGGAGGAGGCTGGCCACACG CTGGTGCCCTTTGAACTCACAAATGTGGACTACGTGATCTTTAACTACTGCGTCAGGGGAATGTTCgcagatggaggcagctcctttgTCAGGAAATT CAAAGGGGAGATGGAGAAAGGCGGCATTGGGCTGTTCTTCTGGCTGACAAAGGCACCACACTGGCTGAAAACTCTCCTCTCCTGGATTTCCAAACCTTTC GTGCCTCGATTTTCAAGTATCATAAGAAGTCTGAAAGAAAA CACAGTGGATGAAGTCTGGAGCCTTCATCATGAAATCGAG GACTTTTGCCACCAGTTCGTTTCGCAGTGGCAGAAGCTGAACCTGGATGTGATGCTGTGCCCCATGCTGGGCCCGGCTCTCGGCATCGGCTACCCCGCCAAGCTCTCAG TGGCAGTCAGCTACACCATGCTCTACAACGCCTTGGACTTCCCTGCTGGCGTCGTCCCCGTCACGCTGGTGACGGATGAGGACGAGGAGCAGCTCAAGGACTACAAGGGATACTACCAGGACTGGTGGGACCGCACCCTGGCGAAG GCTTTTCGCGGCAGTGTGGGGATGCCCGTGGCCGTGCAGTGCGTGGCCTTGccctggcaggaggagctgtgccTGCGCTTCATGAAGGAGGTGGAGACCCTCAGCCTGAAGAAGAACAGTTTCTTCTGA